The following proteins are co-located in the Lacticaseibacillus paracasei subsp. paracasei genome:
- the ftsE gene encoding cell division ATP-binding protein FtsE: protein MIQMENVTKQYANGVTAIKNLNLEIHDGEFVYVIGPSGAGKSTFVKMLYHELMPTSGTIKIDDFDFATMKPSRVPFLRRHIGIVFQDFKLLPRLTVYENIAYAMQVIEAPDEKIKDRVLEVLGLVGLEQKLRRFPDELSGGEQQRVSVARAIVNKPKVLIADEPTGNLDPQTSDEIVDILERINASGTTVIMATHNKDIVNERQHRLLEIAGGRLVRDEEGGTYGNED, encoded by the coding sequence ATGATTCAAATGGAGAACGTGACGAAGCAGTATGCTAACGGCGTGACTGCCATTAAAAATCTCAATCTTGAGATTCATGATGGCGAGTTCGTCTATGTGATCGGTCCCAGCGGTGCCGGGAAATCGACTTTCGTCAAAATGCTTTACCATGAACTAATGCCAACCAGCGGTACGATTAAAATTGATGATTTTGATTTTGCAACAATGAAACCGAGCCGGGTACCATTTTTGCGACGTCATATTGGTATCGTCTTTCAAGATTTTAAACTTTTACCGCGGTTAACAGTGTACGAAAACATTGCTTACGCGATGCAAGTGATCGAAGCACCTGACGAAAAAATCAAGGACCGAGTCCTCGAAGTACTGGGCCTGGTAGGTCTCGAACAAAAACTGCGCCGTTTTCCTGATGAATTATCCGGTGGGGAACAACAACGTGTGTCAGTTGCTCGTGCCATCGTCAACAAGCCTAAGGTATTGATCGCCGACGAACCGACAGGCAATTTGGATCCACAAACATCAGATGAAATTGTTGATATTCTTGAGCGGATCAATGCCAGCGGGACAACTGTTATTATGGCGACGCATAACAAGGACATCGTAAATGAGCGTCAGCATCGCTTACTTGAAATTGCTGGCGGCCGTTTGGTTCGTGACGAAGAAGGAGGCACTTACGGTAATGAAGACTAA
- a CDS encoding PDZ domain-containing protein, whose protein sequence is MAVVVALLINPVGLVFWLALGLTIWFAVNRTDRERRRYLRAIHPKHPEIGRFFWIGLVVGALVSLVMVIGRLQISLAALLALSGLTLVALLFSKWRFSPWWLGLASLAAVGQSGLLAEQHAANLAILVGLLWLTQAGLARFNRGDEIESPVIQQDRRQRQSAAFELRQLFWVPLILPVAVENVSNLPLLAVTVQSLTFVGLPLLLGATFMTPRDRAQTAWRRSWPWYGGAGGVLIVYGIVARTMTLPLLVSLVFPAVVSLVLVGGFIWQGRQVHLTVTLADQGVVLIGVVPHTPAAEMGLQPGDRVLACNHHSVNNSRELYDAIQKEPTYCRLRLRQADGELRLAETAIFAGAPHELGMILFPEETA, encoded by the coding sequence ATGGCAGTTGTAGTTGCCTTACTTATCAATCCGGTTGGTTTGGTGTTTTGGCTAGCGCTAGGTTTAACGATTTGGTTTGCTGTCAATCGCACTGATCGCGAGCGCCGCCGGTATCTGCGCGCAATTCATCCCAAACATCCAGAAATTGGTCGGTTCTTCTGGATCGGACTTGTCGTAGGTGCGCTAGTCTCGCTGGTAATGGTTATTGGACGACTGCAGATCAGTTTAGCTGCTTTGCTTGCATTAAGCGGCTTGACGTTAGTAGCATTGCTATTTTCTAAATGGCGATTTAGCCCTTGGTGGCTAGGTCTTGCCAGTCTGGCGGCAGTTGGTCAGTCTGGTTTGCTAGCTGAACAGCATGCAGCTAATTTAGCTATTTTGGTCGGCCTATTATGGCTAACACAAGCTGGACTTGCGAGATTCAACCGCGGCGATGAGATCGAGTCGCCTGTGATTCAACAAGACCGCCGCCAGCGGCAAAGTGCGGCGTTTGAGTTGCGGCAACTGTTCTGGGTGCCGTTAATCTTACCTGTTGCTGTTGAAAACGTCAGCAACCTCCCACTGCTGGCGGTTACAGTGCAGTCTTTGACTTTTGTGGGCTTGCCGTTGCTTTTAGGTGCGACCTTCATGACTCCGCGAGATCGCGCTCAGACGGCTTGGCGGCGAAGTTGGCCGTGGTATGGCGGCGCAGGTGGCGTGCTTATCGTTTATGGCATTGTTGCCCGCACCATGACCTTGCCTTTGCTGGTTAGTCTTGTCTTTCCAGCAGTGGTGAGTTTAGTATTGGTTGGCGGCTTCATTTGGCAGGGACGGCAGGTGCATCTGACGGTGACTTTAGCCGATCAAGGTGTGGTGTTGATTGGTGTCGTGCCGCATACACCGGCTGCAGAGATGGGCTTACAACCCGGTGATCGTGTATTGGCCTGCAATCACCATTCCGTGAACAATTCTCGTGAGCTTTACGATGCCATTCAAAAAGAACCAACCTATTGCCGCTTGCGGCTTCGACAGGCAGATGGTGAGCTGCGATTAGCTGAGACGGCCATTTTTGCCGGTGCCCCACACGAACTTGGTATGATTTTATTTCCGGAGGAGACAGCATGA
- the ftsX gene encoding permease-like cell division protein FtsX, which translates to MKTKIFFRHVKDSLRSLKRNGWMSVAAVSAVTVTLLLVGIFMALIFNLHHVSEQVENDVQVRVYIEKKTTTKQRDALKTQLEKLDNVKKVTYRSRQQELNTIVGGYGSQWKMFSGDQNPLSDVFMVKTSNPKATIKVSKQAQKLNHVVDASYGGRTAKKLFNSVDSAQKWGLGFTVLLLFVAVFLISNTIRITILSRSDEIRIMRLVGATNSYIRWPFILEGAWTGLFGAVLPIVIVDIGYAVVYRSFSLSSGSNGYSLYGTMPFLLWLDLMLAGIGIIIGALGAVISMRRFLKI; encoded by the coding sequence ATGAAGACTAAGATCTTTTTCCGGCATGTAAAGGATTCGCTGCGCAGTCTGAAGCGAAATGGCTGGATGTCAGTTGCCGCTGTCAGTGCCGTTACAGTTACCTTACTATTGGTCGGTATTTTCATGGCACTTATTTTCAACTTGCATCATGTATCAGAGCAAGTTGAAAATGACGTTCAAGTGCGTGTTTACATCGAGAAGAAAACTACGACGAAACAACGTGATGCATTAAAGACTCAGCTAGAAAAGCTTGATAATGTCAAGAAAGTGACTTACCGGTCACGTCAGCAGGAATTGAACACCATTGTCGGCGGGTATGGTTCGCAATGGAAAATGTTCTCTGGCGATCAGAACCCATTGAGTGATGTCTTCATGGTTAAGACAAGCAACCCTAAGGCGACGATCAAGGTCTCCAAACAAGCTCAAAAACTAAACCATGTGGTGGACGCAAGTTATGGCGGCCGGACTGCGAAAAAACTGTTCAACTCAGTTGATTCAGCACAAAAGTGGGGACTTGGTTTTACTGTCCTTCTGCTGTTCGTGGCGGTTTTCCTGATAAGTAATACCATTCGGATTACGATTCTGTCGCGTTCTGACGAAATCAGAATTATGCGCCTGGTTGGGGCAACAAATTCATACATTCGTTGGCCATTTATTCTTGAAGGCGCTTGGACTGGATTGTTCGGGGCTGTGCTCCCAATTGTGATTGTTGACATCGGTTATGCCGTTGTTTACCGCAGCTTCAGCTTATCAAGCGGCTCTAACGGTTATTCGCTATATGGCACGATGCCATTTCTGCTTTGGCTTGATTTGATGCTGGCGGGCATTGGTATCATCATCGGTGCATTAGGCGCAGTCATTTCAATGCGGCGTTTCCTCAAAATTTAA